One window of the Brevibacterium limosum genome contains the following:
- a CDS encoding small multidrug efflux protein, translated as MNPIIEFFQGLAAQVPDLLQPFIIATAGAIPFIEGEVSSIIGVWAGMNPVLAGIAGAVGNFICVTVIVLLGARARRAVAARQNEKRELAALGAAPAAPPMMSAPSKAAADLSGIDGAVDLSAIDTPADITAGKTVTEGSLGEDGKPESKGRVKFKKFLTRFGVPGASLLGPLAIPTQITSTILVSAGVKTSWILLWQGIAIIAWTTLTTLIATGSLALLAG; from the coding sequence ATGAACCCCATCATCGAATTCTTCCAAGGCCTCGCCGCCCAGGTCCCCGATCTGCTGCAGCCTTTCATCATCGCGACCGCCGGTGCCATCCCCTTCATCGAGGGTGAGGTCTCGTCGATCATCGGCGTCTGGGCGGGGATGAACCCCGTCCTTGCCGGTATTGCAGGAGCTGTAGGCAACTTCATCTGCGTCACCGTCATCGTGCTCCTCGGCGCCAGGGCCCGCCGTGCCGTCGCGGCTCGTCAGAACGAGAAACGTGAACTCGCCGCCCTCGGTGCCGCCCCTGCAGCGCCTCCAATGATGTCTGCACCGTCGAAGGCCGCAGCCGATCTGTCAGGAATCGACGGTGCCGTCGACCTGTCGGCGATTGATACTCCTGCCGATATCACTGCAGGTAAGACGGTCACGGAGGGCAGCCTCGGCGAGGATGGGAAGCCCGAATCCAAGGGGCGGGTCAAGTTCAAGAAGTTCCTCACCCGCTTCGGGGTTCCCGGTGCGAGCCTGCTCGGACCGCTCGCGATTCCCACTCAGATCACGTCGACGATCCTAGTCAGCGCCGGTGTGAAGACCTCGTGGATCCTGCTGTGGCAGGGCATCGCGATCATCGCCTGGACGACCCTGACCACGCTCATCGCCACCGGCTCGCTCGCCCTGCTGGCGGGCTGA
- a CDS encoding helix-turn-helix domain-containing protein, which produces MGWSTSELARLTGTTVNTIRHYHKLGLLTEPERMSNGYKQYGASHLLRLNQIRRMRELGIPLSDIGSVADDHEQQQLALKQLESDLGDQIAALEKARSEVAQLLEHGAPIDTASSFIDIATRMSSADRSLMNIYSSLYEDSALAEMRSIMSETAPYDQEVDELAEDADEATRARLAEQIAPTMKRHLEAKPWMLAPTERMTGDVRMGQAAIIGTISELYNDAQIDVIQRAFISVFPTLDIPDDDRERFIAFIKQMAAEEES; this is translated from the coding sequence GTGGGATGGAGCACGAGCGAATTGGCGCGCCTGACCGGCACGACGGTCAACACCATTCGGCACTATCACAAGCTCGGCCTGCTCACCGAGCCCGAACGGATGAGCAACGGCTACAAGCAGTACGGGGCGTCTCACCTGCTGCGGCTCAACCAGATCCGGCGGATGCGTGAGCTGGGGATTCCGCTGTCCGACATCGGTTCGGTCGCGGACGACCACGAACAGCAGCAGCTTGCGCTCAAACAGCTCGAGAGCGACCTCGGCGACCAGATCGCTGCCCTGGAGAAAGCCCGCTCCGAGGTGGCCCAACTCCTCGAACACGGCGCGCCGATCGATACGGCCTCCAGCTTCATCGACATCGCCACGAGGATGTCGAGCGCCGACCGCAGTCTGATGAACATCTACTCGAGCCTCTACGAAGACTCGGCGTTGGCGGAGATGAGAAGCATCATGTCCGAGACCGCGCCCTATGACCAGGAGGTCGACGAACTCGCCGAGGATGCCGATGAAGCCACCCGTGCGCGACTGGCCGAGCAGATCGCCCCGACGATGAAGCGTCATCTCGAGGCCAAACCTTGGATGCTCGCACCCACCGAGCGGATGACCGGGGACGTGAGGATGGGCCAAGCCGCCATCATCGGCACGATCAGCGAGCTGTACAACGACGCCCAGATCGACGTCATCCAGCGCGCCTTCATCTCCGTCTTCCCGACTCTCGATATTCCGGACGACGATCGCGAGCGATTCATCGCCTTCATCAAACAGATGGCGGCCGAGGAAGAGAGCTGA
- a CDS encoding haloacid dehalogenase type II: protein MNAGFDSVEALVFDMFGTVVDWRESVAAEVAVHLRDHVPDLVPREFADAWRAEYQPSMERVRNGEREFVRLDVLHRENLEAVLEGLGVIPSSIPAEVLDETNLAWHRLDPWPDAVPGLTRLKRSFIIAPLSNANLRLALDVAKRAGLPWDAVLGAEVARAYKPDPDAYLRTVDILGLEPHQVAMVAAHNSDLAAAQALGLRTAFVRRPTEHGPEQTTDLEPSSAWDVVADDFEDLADQIG, encoded by the coding sequence ATGAACGCAGGATTCGATTCGGTCGAGGCCCTCGTCTTCGACATGTTCGGCACCGTCGTCGACTGGCGTGAGAGCGTAGCCGCCGAGGTGGCCGTGCACTTGCGCGACCACGTTCCCGACCTCGTGCCGCGGGAGTTCGCCGATGCATGGCGGGCCGAATACCAGCCGTCGATGGAGCGGGTGCGCAACGGTGAGCGAGAGTTCGTCCGTCTCGATGTGCTCCATCGGGAGAATCTCGAGGCGGTTCTCGAGGGCCTCGGCGTGATTCCTTCCTCGATCCCGGCCGAAGTGCTCGACGAAACCAATCTTGCCTGGCACCGACTCGATCCGTGGCCGGATGCCGTTCCCGGACTGACCAGGCTCAAGAGGAGTTTCATCATCGCGCCGCTGTCGAATGCGAACCTTCGCCTGGCCCTCGACGTCGCCAAACGTGCGGGCCTGCCGTGGGATGCGGTCCTCGGCGCCGAGGTGGCTCGTGCCTACAAACCCGATCCCGACGCGTACCTGCGCACCGTCGACATCCTCGGCCTCGAACCGCATCAGGTCGCCATGGTCGCCGCACACAACAGCGACCTGGCCGCGGCGCAGGCTCTCGGGCTGCGCACTGCCTTCGTCCGTCGCCCCACCGAGCACGGTCCTGAACAAACGACGGATCTCGAACCCTCCAGTGCCTGGGACGTCGTCGCCGACGACTTCGAGGACCTGGCTGACCAGATCGGCTGA
- a CDS encoding MFS transporter yields the protein MTADEADSFRSTHIDSAQLRRVSAGSLIGTAIEWYDYFIYGLIAALAFNELFFPTFDPAVGTIVAFLSFAIGFLARPVGSIVFGHLGDKIGRRNTLIATVLVMGISSGAIGLLPTYNTIGVWAPILLVVLRIIEGMSVGGEWGGAVLMVVEHAPPEKRAFYGAMPQYGSPIGNLGSSGIVALVTLLPHDQFIAWGWRVPFLLSFLLMGIALYIRFKVDETPEFRKIVQEDRRVKVPLFHVLRTSWRRVLIGVCASLVGSAPFYLLTTFIVNFGTETLHLAAGILLTGTMLGAVLEGIAIFFGGQLGDRFTPWKAVGMTALLSVVLAFPLMALVGTASPPLVIIGIGVGIGLLGLPYGALGSMMADMFPDRSRYTAVAVSYNVSGAIGGFAPSVALASVTVFGGTIWATAVLLILSMLITALGGILAGRAAHNDSLTF from the coding sequence ATGACTGCAGATGAAGCAGACAGCTTCCGATCAACGCATATCGACTCAGCGCAGCTGCGGCGAGTCTCGGCGGGCTCCCTCATCGGCACCGCCATCGAGTGGTACGACTATTTCATCTACGGCCTCATTGCCGCTCTGGCCTTCAACGAGCTCTTCTTTCCCACGTTCGACCCCGCCGTAGGCACTATCGTGGCGTTTCTGTCATTTGCCATCGGCTTCTTGGCCCGTCCCGTGGGGTCGATCGTCTTCGGTCATCTCGGCGACAAGATCGGGCGCCGGAACACGCTCATCGCCACAGTCCTCGTCATGGGCATCAGCTCAGGCGCCATCGGTCTGCTGCCGACGTACAACACGATCGGGGTGTGGGCTCCCATTCTGCTCGTTGTGCTGCGCATCATCGAGGGGATGTCCGTCGGCGGTGAGTGGGGCGGCGCCGTGCTGATGGTCGTCGAGCACGCCCCACCCGAGAAACGCGCGTTCTACGGCGCGATGCCACAGTACGGGTCACCGATCGGCAATCTGGGCTCGAGCGGAATCGTCGCTTTGGTGACGCTGCTTCCCCACGACCAATTCATCGCATGGGGCTGGCGCGTTCCGTTCCTCCTGTCCTTCCTCCTCATGGGCATTGCGCTCTACATCCGTTTCAAGGTCGACGAAACACCGGAATTCCGGAAGATCGTTCAGGAGGACCGAAGGGTCAAGGTCCCCCTGTTCCATGTGCTCCGAACAAGTTGGCGTCGGGTGCTCATCGGCGTCTGTGCCAGCCTCGTCGGAAGCGCGCCCTTCTATCTGCTGACGACTTTCATCGTCAACTTCGGCACCGAGACTCTCCATCTGGCCGCCGGCATACTGTTGACGGGTACGATGCTCGGCGCCGTCCTCGAGGGCATCGCCATCTTCTTCGGCGGTCAGCTCGGCGATCGGTTCACTCCCTGGAAAGCCGTAGGAATGACGGCGCTGCTCTCTGTGGTCCTTGCCTTCCCGCTGATGGCTCTGGTCGGTACGGCCTCACCGCCGCTGGTGATCATCGGCATCGGTGTCGGCATCGGACTGCTCGGCCTGCCATACGGGGCGCTGGGTTCGATGATGGCGGACATGTTCCCCGATCGATCTCGCTACACCGCTGTTGCTGTCTCCTACAACGTCTCGGGAGCCATCGGCGGCTTCGCGCCTTCGGTCGCCTTGGCTTCGGTGACCGTGTTCGGCGGGACGATCTGGGCCACCGCAGTTCTGCTGATACTGAGCATGCTCATCACCGCACTGGGCGGCATCCTCGCCGGTCGCGCTGCCCATAACGACTCGCTGACATTCTGA
- a CDS encoding ArgE/DapE family deacylase → MNREVAQAITDAVDNAFDRQLEFTGDLIRCPSVRGSEAAIQDRMEQEFADRGLEIDRWRIDEEDIEDHEGFGPMTVPYDEDFNIVGSYRPAVSQGRSLILQGHVDVVPTGPLENWTTPPFEPRVEDGWLYGRGAGDMKAGLAANLFAFDAITAAGFSPAAPIHFQSVVEEESTGNGALSALLRGYTGDAVLIPEPEENALVRTNVGVIWFTVRVEGKPSHVREMSQGFNAFDATNEVIADLRTLEADWNAQKDRYPGFEDVDHPINFNVGEITGGDWPSSVPSWCEISVRAAIYPGIDPEQAWEEIQEHVRHASIARRGQDSRLPRLERTGFFAAGYRLEEGGDAEAVLGSAHHDVFGQPLQSFTTPGYLDGRVYTNYGSMPTLTYGPRSLDIHAFDERVHIESVRNITKTIALFIAEWCGLEPLK, encoded by the coding sequence ATGAATCGAGAAGTCGCCCAGGCCATCACCGACGCCGTCGACAACGCGTTCGATCGACAGCTCGAGTTCACCGGTGATCTGATCCGCTGTCCTTCTGTCCGAGGCAGTGAGGCGGCGATCCAGGACCGCATGGAACAGGAATTCGCCGACAGAGGACTTGAGATCGACCGCTGGCGCATCGACGAAGAGGACATCGAGGACCATGAGGGCTTCGGGCCGATGACCGTGCCCTACGACGAAGACTTCAACATCGTCGGCAGCTATCGGCCGGCAGTCTCACAGGGCCGATCCCTGATCCTGCAAGGTCATGTGGATGTCGTGCCGACCGGGCCCCTGGAGAATTGGACCACCCCGCCTTTCGAGCCTCGAGTCGAGGACGGCTGGCTCTACGGACGCGGCGCCGGGGACATGAAAGCCGGTCTCGCTGCCAACCTCTTCGCCTTCGACGCGATCACCGCTGCCGGATTCTCTCCTGCAGCCCCTATTCACTTCCAGTCCGTGGTGGAGGAGGAGAGCACCGGCAACGGTGCGCTCTCAGCACTTCTGCGCGGGTACACCGGCGACGCCGTGCTCATTCCGGAACCAGAAGAGAATGCTCTGGTGCGAACCAACGTCGGAGTCATCTGGTTCACCGTTCGCGTCGAGGGGAAACCGAGCCATGTCCGGGAGATGAGCCAGGGCTTCAACGCCTTCGACGCGACCAATGAAGTGATCGCCGACCTGCGCACACTCGAGGCCGATTGGAATGCTCAGAAGGACCGGTACCCGGGCTTCGAGGATGTCGATCATCCCATCAACTTCAACGTCGGAGAGATCACGGGTGGAGACTGGCCCTCCAGTGTCCCGTCATGGTGTGAGATCTCCGTGCGTGCCGCCATCTATCCGGGGATCGACCCGGAACAGGCGTGGGAAGAGATCCAGGAGCACGTCCGGCACGCGAGCATCGCCCGGCGCGGTCAGGACAGTCGCCTGCCGCGCCTGGAGCGAACCGGCTTCTTCGCCGCGGGATATCGGCTCGAGGAAGGCGGCGACGCAGAGGCCGTGCTCGGCTCGGCCCATCACGATGTGTTCGGCCAGCCCCTGCAGTCGTTCACCACGCCGGGTTACCTCGACGGTCGGGTCTACACGAACTACGGGTCGATGCCGACTCTGACCTACGGGCCGCGATCCCTCGATATCCACGCCTTCGACGAGCGGGTCCACATCGAGTCCGTCCGCAACATCACGAAGACCATAGCGCTCTTCATCGCCGAGTGGTGCGGGTTGGAGCCACTGAAATAG
- a CDS encoding SRPBCC family protein — MSDTSISASRTIDAPAEDIFHVLSNPERHAEIDGSGMVQSDDKTDRITETGQVFTMNMNWDKMGGDYKTDNYVNGYQENKLLAWKTAPAGEEPPGWEWVWELTSQGHDLTEVSLTYDWSAVTDKDVLKQISFPAVSEEDLESSLGNLAAAVSGV; from the coding sequence ATGAGTGACACGAGTATCAGCGCTTCCCGGACGATCGATGCCCCTGCGGAGGACATCTTCCACGTTCTCTCCAATCCCGAGCGGCACGCCGAGATCGACGGCTCGGGGATGGTCCAGTCGGATGACAAGACCGATCGCATCACCGAGACCGGCCAAGTGTTCACGATGAACATGAACTGGGACAAGATGGGCGGCGACTACAAGACCGACAACTACGTCAACGGCTATCAGGAGAACAAGCTTCTCGCCTGGAAGACGGCTCCGGCCGGTGAAGAGCCCCCGGGCTGGGAGTGGGTCTGGGAGCTCACTTCCCAGGGGCATGACTTGACCGAGGTCTCCCTGACCTATGACTGGAGCGCGGTCACTGACAAGGACGTGCTCAAGCAGATCAGCTTCCCTGCCGTGAGCGAAGAGGATCTCGAGTCGTCCCTCGGCAACCTGGCAGCAGCGGTGTCCGGGGTCTGA
- a CDS encoding biopolymer transporter Tol, protein MSENGDNDDDRWLIVKGRRWRRTDPALEPSVIEELMSRLGAARNAVRQAKKRGDENDLAEARRQVNVAKHGLGERGEYWWEMTVEDRRRRAEAALNELR, encoded by the coding sequence ATGAGCGAGAACGGCGACAATGATGACGATCGGTGGCTGATCGTCAAAGGGCGCCGGTGGCGACGAACCGACCCAGCACTGGAACCGAGTGTCATCGAGGAACTCATGAGCCGCCTCGGCGCAGCGAGGAACGCCGTCAGACAAGCGAAGAAGCGGGGCGATGAAAACGATCTCGCGGAGGCGAGGCGGCAGGTGAATGTCGCGAAGCACGGTCTCGGCGAACGCGGCGAATATTGGTGGGAGATGACGGTCGAAGACCGCCGCCGGCGCGCGGAGGCGGCCCTGAACGAACTGCGGTGA
- a CDS encoding VOC family protein, producing MTGETGTSGHPELLHTVIDTTEPRKLAEFYRHLLGYLYRPGDEPSTGEIDETDWLVLTDSLGHRKLAFQKVEHLEPTTWPMTGVPMQMHLDLTVPNMTMLERQRQRAEDLGAELLVDRTDDEDEPLYVFADPSGHPFCIFVA from the coding sequence ATGACGGGCGAGACGGGCACGTCCGGTCATCCTGAGCTGCTGCACACTGTCATCGACACCACCGAGCCGAGGAAGCTGGCCGAGTTCTACCGCCACCTGCTCGGCTACCTCTATCGCCCGGGTGACGAGCCGTCAACGGGCGAGATCGACGAAACAGATTGGCTGGTGCTCACAGACTCGCTGGGCCACCGGAAGCTGGCGTTTCAGAAAGTCGAGCACCTCGAACCGACGACCTGGCCGATGACAGGCGTGCCGATGCAGATGCATCTCGATCTCACCGTGCCGAACATGACCATGCTGGAACGACAGCGGCAGCGAGCCGAAGACCTGGGCGCCGAACTGCTCGTCGATCGCACCGACGACGAGGATGAGCCCCTCTACGTCTTCGCCGATCCCTCCGGCCACCCCTTCTGCATCTTCGTCGCATGA
- a CDS encoding nuclear transport factor 2 family protein has protein sequence MDENNEVHTQFFDAYTRALVDRDAAAIADHYAVPALIEFPGERILVTDAEQTKSFFESAFEQYERVTDTDVVVTVAASTGHSIWADVTWKYQGGAPDERNMYQLVRTDAGWKIAVLTPLELG, from the coding sequence ATGGATGAGAACAATGAGGTTCACACACAGTTCTTCGACGCCTATACCCGTGCGCTCGTCGATCGGGATGCCGCGGCGATCGCCGATCACTATGCGGTGCCGGCGCTCATCGAGTTCCCGGGAGAGCGAATACTCGTCACCGACGCGGAACAGACGAAGAGCTTCTTCGAAAGTGCCTTCGAGCAGTACGAAAGGGTCACGGACACCGACGTCGTCGTCACCGTAGCCGCGTCAACCGGGCACAGTATCTGGGCCGATGTCACCTGGAAGTATCAGGGAGGAGCGCCTGATGAGCGGAACATGTATCAGCTGGTGCGTACTGATGCGGGTTGGAAGATCGCCGTGCTGACACCTTTGGAGCTCGGGTGA
- a CDS encoding alcohol dehydrogenase catalytic domain-containing protein translates to MKAVRYYGKEDVRVEEIDEPQIRPGTVKIAPAFNGICGSDLHLYHDGPIPPAPTAEAAHPLSGETLPVVFGHEFSGVVEEIGAGVEGLSIGDAVAVEPLMVDGTCPACQRGAYNLCEKMGFIGISGLGGGLSEHIVVESRWVHPVGDMPLDQAALIEPLSVALHGVKQTSAADGQVGVVGGAGPIGLLVAAVLKAKGLKTIISEVSQVRREKALSSGVADVVVDPTSEDLKAIVSKQTAGAMADVSFDAAGAAPVVGQLLDVLGATGRLQVIAIHGRPVEVDITGKLMMQDRSLGASVGYADDHAEAIELVSSGKIDLAPFITSKIVAEDIVSKGIERLTNSLDEVKILVSMN, encoded by the coding sequence ATGAAGGCAGTCCGCTACTACGGCAAAGAGGATGTGCGAGTCGAGGAGATCGATGAGCCCCAGATCCGCCCGGGGACTGTGAAGATCGCCCCGGCTTTCAACGGCATCTGCGGCAGCGACCTGCACCTGTACCATGACGGCCCGATTCCGCCCGCACCCACCGCCGAGGCGGCTCATCCGTTGTCCGGAGAGACCCTTCCCGTGGTGTTCGGTCACGAATTCTCCGGTGTCGTCGAGGAGATCGGCGCAGGAGTGGAAGGACTGTCGATCGGTGACGCCGTGGCCGTCGAACCGCTGATGGTCGACGGAACCTGCCCGGCCTGCCAACGCGGTGCCTACAACCTGTGCGAGAAAATGGGATTCATCGGCATCTCGGGTCTCGGCGGGGGCCTGAGCGAACACATCGTCGTCGAGTCCCGTTGGGTTCACCCGGTCGGTGACATGCCGCTGGATCAGGCGGCTTTGATCGAGCCTCTCTCCGTCGCACTTCACGGAGTCAAGCAGACTTCGGCCGCTGATGGTCAGGTCGGAGTCGTCGGCGGAGCCGGACCGATCGGCCTCCTCGTCGCAGCCGTGCTCAAGGCCAAGGGCCTGAAGACGATCATCAGCGAGGTCTCGCAGGTGCGACGTGAGAAGGCACTGAGCTCAGGCGTCGCCGATGTCGTGGTCGACCCGACGAGTGAGGACCTCAAGGCGATCGTGTCGAAGCAGACTGCGGGCGCGATGGCAGACGTCTCCTTCGATGCCGCCGGCGCCGCTCCGGTAGTCGGTCAGCTCCTCGATGTGCTCGGTGCCACCGGTCGTCTCCAGGTCATCGCCATCCATGGCAGACCGGTTGAGGTCGACATCACGGGCAAGCTGATGATGCAGGATCGGAGCCTCGGCGCCAGTGTCGGCTATGCCGATGACCACGCCGAGGCGATCGAACTCGTCAGTTCAGGCAAGATCGACCTGGCCCCGTTCATCACCTCGAAGATCGTTGCCGAAGACATCGTCAGCAAGGGCATCGAACGGCTGACGAACAGCCTCGACGAGGTGAAGATCCTCGTTTCGATGAACTGA
- a CDS encoding DEAD/DEAH box helicase, with protein MSDNRAALPADWREALAPLAEAAPHSYTPVALGFELVEVIPRTWFEAQHSVLLDRDAVTPGTNPSLAIRPLMLSDSGNWVKKSLTWRTVNRMARQFDIDPAHQEWFAQLAGLRTRGKTDFTPDGAPYHLGDFHTPLLWEHFTQGKSLGIEFVGINPDMGIRIGHSAKAAIDIRRTQGRLRVQAQVSIDEREFAPGLVKPIWTHGFFGIDVTSGFTVTLAPAATPTKESALPVLRSPGPITIPETEAEEFFEEYYPQLRSSAEVISSDDTVTFPQYRAPRLVAFAAFGAGDKLSLRWYWEYSGPRRSFPIIDRDRLSAASAKDLSQVRDLDHEEAVIAEVEKLLADTHETGSAMRTITDAELDDADTADFVVNVLPGLEEIEHVKVITRGKKQPYRELGGEPNVKITAVESEKNDWFDLGFQISVDGHPVLFVKLYKALARGTKKIKLADDSFLSLNKPIFDRLKALLAEADLIPEWEPAAPKISRMHVGLWSDFEDLADEAEPAVTWRESARALADLEHLPATEVPDLNGAKLRPYQVQGFRWLALLYRCRLGGILADDMGLGKTLQTLALIKHAQAESPFLVVAPTSVVPNWVKEAAAFTPDLDVRVIAESTRARGIDLAEVADGADVIVTSYAMLRLEEDPISRMEWAGLVLDEAQFVKNSSAQTHLAAKEVRAPFRLALTGTPMENSLKDVWSLFSITAPGLFPSAHRFDDEYVRPIESGENPGRMQRLQRRIRPFMMRRTKDLVAADLPEKQEQVITVELNSAHRKLYDRVLQKERKKILGFIDSAYDKQRFIVFRSLTLLRMLALDPSIVDAEHAEVPSSKLAALVERLDDVIAEGHRSIVFSQFTSFLAHVAAELEARGIPYVLLDGSTRNRGAVVDAFRSGEAPVFLISLKAGGFGLNLTEADYVFLMDPWWNPASENQAIDRAHRIGQTKNVMVYRYVAEGTIEQKVLALQKRKAELFDDLMSDTGTYEGRGPGGQAFSQTVTAADIKGLLEG; from the coding sequence GTGTCTGACAACCGTGCCGCCCTCCCTGCCGATTGGCGTGAGGCCCTCGCCCCGCTCGCCGAGGCGGCTCCGCATTCATACACGCCCGTGGCCCTGGGATTTGAACTCGTCGAGGTCATCCCCCGCACGTGGTTCGAAGCTCAGCATTCCGTGCTTCTCGACAGAGACGCCGTCACTCCGGGCACGAATCCGAGCCTGGCGATCCGGCCACTCATGCTCAGCGACTCCGGCAACTGGGTCAAGAAATCCCTGACCTGGCGCACCGTCAACCGGATGGCCCGGCAGTTCGACATCGATCCCGCCCACCAGGAATGGTTCGCCCAGCTCGCAGGGCTCCGGACCCGGGGCAAGACCGACTTCACGCCCGATGGTGCGCCGTACCACCTCGGCGACTTCCACACTCCCCTGCTGTGGGAGCATTTCACGCAGGGGAAGAGCCTCGGCATCGAATTCGTCGGCATCAATCCCGACATGGGCATCCGCATCGGACACAGCGCCAAGGCCGCCATCGACATCCGCCGGACGCAGGGGCGTCTGCGCGTCCAAGCCCAGGTGAGCATTGACGAACGCGAATTCGCCCCCGGGCTCGTCAAACCGATCTGGACGCACGGGTTCTTCGGCATCGACGTCACCTCCGGGTTCACCGTCACCCTCGCCCCAGCCGCAACCCCGACGAAAGAATCGGCCCTGCCCGTCCTCCGCTCCCCCGGCCCGATCACCATCCCCGAGACAGAGGCCGAGGAGTTCTTCGAGGAGTACTACCCGCAGCTGCGCTCCAGCGCCGAGGTCATCAGCAGCGACGACACCGTCACCTTCCCGCAGTACCGGGCGCCCCGCCTCGTCGCGTTCGCCGCCTTCGGCGCCGGCGACAAACTCAGCTTGCGCTGGTACTGGGAATACTCGGGTCCCCGCCGGTCCTTCCCAATCATCGACCGAGACAGACTCAGCGCCGCCTCGGCGAAGGATCTTTCCCAGGTCCGCGACCTCGACCACGAAGAGGCCGTCATCGCCGAAGTCGAGAAGCTCCTCGCCGACACTCATGAGACCGGATCCGCGATGCGGACCATCACGGACGCCGAACTCGACGACGCGGACACCGCGGATTTCGTCGTCAACGTCCTGCCCGGGCTCGAGGAGATCGAGCACGTCAAGGTCATCACGCGAGGGAAGAAACAGCCCTACCGGGAGCTCGGCGGGGAACCGAACGTGAAGATCACCGCCGTCGAATCCGAGAAGAACGACTGGTTCGACCTCGGCTTCCAGATCAGCGTCGACGGCCACCCGGTCCTCTTCGTCAAGCTGTACAAGGCGCTGGCGCGCGGGACGAAGAAGATCAAGCTCGCCGACGATTCGTTCCTGTCGCTGAACAAACCGATCTTCGACCGGCTCAAAGCCCTGCTCGCCGAGGCGGACCTCATCCCCGAATGGGAACCCGCAGCGCCGAAGATCTCGAGGATGCACGTGGGTCTGTGGTCGGATTTCGAGGACCTCGCCGACGAGGCAGAACCCGCCGTGACCTGGCGGGAGTCCGCTCGCGCGCTGGCCGACCTCGAACATCTGCCCGCCACCGAGGTGCCCGACCTGAACGGCGCCAAGCTGCGGCCGTACCAGGTCCAAGGCTTCCGCTGGCTGGCGCTGCTCTACCGGTGTCGCCTCGGCGGGATCCTCGCCGATGACATGGGCTTGGGCAAGACCCTGCAGACGCTGGCGCTCATCAAGCATGCGCAGGCGGAGAGCCCGTTCCTCGTCGTAGCGCCGACTTCGGTGGTCCCGAATTGGGTGAAGGAAGCGGCTGCGTTCACCCCTGATCTCGATGTTCGCGTGATCGCAGAGTCGACTCGGGCGCGTGGAATCGACCTCGCCGAGGTGGCCGACGGTGCCGATGTCATCGTCACGTCGTATGCGATGCTGCGGCTCGAGGAGGACCCGATCTCGCGGATGGAGTGGGCGGGGCTCGTCCTCGACGAGGCGCAGTTCGTCAAGAATTCGTCGGCACAGACCCATTTGGCGGCGAAGGAAGTGCGTGCGCCGTTCCGTCTGGCGCTGACGGGCACTCCAATGGAGAATTCGCTCAAGGATGTGTGGTCGCTGTTCTCGATCACCGCGCCGGGTCTGTTCCCGAGTGCGCACCGCTTCGATGACGAGTATGTCCGACCGATCGAATCGGGTGAGAACCCGGGCCGGATGCAAAGACTGCAGCGGCGGATCCGCCCGTTCATGATGCGGCGGACGAAGGATCTCGTGGCCGCAGACCTGCCGGAGAAGCAGGAACAGGTCATCACGGTCGAGCTGAATTCGGCGCATCGGAAGCTCTACGATCGGGTGCTCCAGAAGGAGCGGAAGAAGATCCTCGGCTTCATCGACAGCGCGTACGACAAGCAACGGTTCATCGTCTTCCGGTCCCTGACGCTGCTGCGCATGCTCGCACTCGATCCCTCCATCGTCGACGCCGAGCATGCCGAGGTGCCGTCGTCGAAGTTGGCCGCCCTCGTGGAGCGGCTCGACGATGTCATCGCCGAGGGGCACCGGTCGATCGTGTTCAGCCAGTTCACCTCGTTCTTGGCCCATGTCGCCGCCGAACTCGAGGCCCGCGGGATTCCCTATGTCCTCCTCGACGGGTCGACGCGGAACCGCGGGGCCGTGGTCGATGCGTTCCGTTCCGGTGAGGCGCCGGTGTTCCTGATCAGCCTAAAAGCCGGTGGTTTCGGTCTCAACCTCACCGAGGCGGACTACGTCTTCCTCATGGACCCGTGGTGGAACCCCGCTTCGGAGAATCAGGCGATCGACCGGGCGCATCGGATCGGGCAGACGAAGAACGTCATGGTCTACCGCTACGTCGCCGAGGGCACGATCGAGCAGAAGGTGCTCGCCCTGCAGAAGCGCAAGGCCGAGCTCTTCGACGACCTCATGTCCGATACCGGCACCTATGAGGGCCGCGGCCCCGGCGGTCAGGCGTTCAGCCAGACCGTGACGGCCGCCGATATCAAGGGGCTGCTCGAGGGGTAG